The following nucleotide sequence is from uncultured Draconibacterium sp..
GATTTTGGTGAGATGTGATTCCGACAATTTTACATGGTTTGAGATATCTGATATTTTTATTGTTTTATTAATGTTTTGCTGCATAAAAATAATGGCCTGATCAACAGGGTTTGTTCCCCGGTGTCCTTTTACTGCTCTGTAAGTTTCTATGTAAAAGAATGATGCAAGTAAAGCATTAAGGCTTAAATTGGCATAATTTATATTTTCTCTTGAAAAACCGGATTCAAGTGCTGTTAAGCATTCGTCAAATTGTTTAATTCGGTCATCAATTCTTGATTTACTTGATTGTTTAATTTTGATAACTCTGCCATAATAATCCTTAAAGCCAGCACTTCGTTCTCCTTCGAAATGTAACCAGTAAATCGACCATGGATTAATTTTTGATGCCCAATAAGTGTGTGGCTTGTTAGAGTTAATGATGAAAAAACTGTTCGGTTCAAGATCATACTCCGTGTTATCAACCCGAATTGTCCCATTCCCATCAATGCAGTATATAAGTATGTTCTCTTGTATTCCTCGCTTTCTTCTTCTGTAGTGATGCTTCGCATGAGGATAAAATCCGATAGCGGTAATAAAAAGCTCATTAATTAATGGGTTTTCTTTAATGTTTTTCAAATGCTTTTTCGACAAAACAACACTTCTGTCTCCCGTAAAATTATCCGATTTGCCATCAATTGGTACTGTGGTAATATAGTCAGTTTCTTTGTTCATTAGAATTTAGATATTCGGTTTGATTGAATTAAAGTTCAAAATAATCAGATTGTCAGATTTGCTGATGTTAAAAAATGTTTAGAGTCTAAAGGTAATGCATTTTTCTCTTTTTATTGCTTTTTGTTATATTTTTGTCTTCAAAGTTATAGAAGCCACAAAATCAGTGATATAGTATTTTTAATTTTAGTTTAATATAATGTTTTATTCGTCAAATTTGTAATATGTAATCATTGGTGTTATTTTGTATTTTAGGGAATAAAAGGCAAAATATTTGAAATGAAAAATCGGATAGTACAAAAAAATGTAAAATTATCCATTTACCCCGCGAGCTTATCTCCGTAATTTTGTAGCTGTTATTTTGAATAAATAAAACTGAATAAAATCTAAAGCTTATGAAATTAACGAGCAGGAATAGCATCGGCAATTTGTGTCTTCGACCTGTTTGGATTTTTCTTATTCTTTTTATGGTTTTTGGTGCCTTTAGTGCAAATGCATCTGATTATAGTAAAAGAGATAAGAATAATGCTATTCAACAAAGTGTAAAAATTTCGGGAACTATCGTTGACGATACAGATTTCCCGCTTCCCGGAGTAAGTATCGTGGTTCAAGGTACAACTACGGGGACAGTAACAGATGTTAATGGTACTTTTAGCCTGGAGGTTCCTCTCAATTCGGTGGTTGTGGTATCGTACATCGGCTTCGGCTCTCAGGAATTCACCGTTTCAGGTGAG
It contains:
- a CDS encoding AraC family transcriptional regulator is translated as MNKETDYITTVPIDGKSDNFTGDRSVVLSKKHLKNIKENPLINELFITAIGFYPHAKHHYRRRKRGIQENILIYCIDGNGTIRVDNTEYDLEPNSFFIINSNKPHTYWASKINPWSIYWLHFEGERSAGFKDYYGRVIKIKQSSKSRIDDRIKQFDECLTALESGFSRENINYANLSLNALLASFFYIETYRAVKGHRGTNPVDQAIIFMQQNINKTIKISDISNHVKLSESHLTKIFRNKTGTSPMDYFINLKMQEAIRLLISQSLKIKEVAYRLGYSDQYYFTRIFTKHIGSSPGTFTKMNKSYK